A window of Zingiber officinale cultivar Zhangliang chromosome 5A, Zo_v1.1, whole genome shotgun sequence contains these coding sequences:
- the LOC121979616 gene encoding rhodanese-like domain-containing protein 6, with amino-acid sequence MQCGVLGSCVGGFLAAAIVASSSLSFSSPEPRSSFAFFPLFSSHHRHPPPASPPPLLLLLSPATNTAAGHMSSSRRRHRTNTSTSLLPFSSPRHHRPRVAQRHYPPLSPLLSPEPPPSSPPSSLSAHQQPSLLSPANAAVDAFVSQLLPPPHDGCSPCEYKYAPVPNIVFLLRFFDSNCQSLALLGCARIAPYGVNVTVGGKMPSLEKHIAALKSMSLFDAMDGKLHEIGNRDSMNMTVNYRRCCSSIDGTTLIPGTNMDSKVDKQLVLLDARNLYETQIGKFKATNAETLDQELRQYSDLASWIFHHSEKLHDKCILMYCTGGIRCETASAYIRSKGVGFENVFQLFDGIQKYLEQFPAGGYFRGKNFVFDHRISVGSKDTDVIGSCVLCGISFDDYSSRCRCHYYRMLVLVCYDCQVVLCSFQYHDHIFLAKLYFYCCLHLN; translated from the exons ATGCAGTGTGGGGTTTTGGGTTCGTGCGTGGGGGGTTTTCTCGCCGCCGCCATAGTagcttcttcctccctctctttcTCCTCGCCGGAGCCGAGGTCGTCCTTTGCCTTTTTTCCACTCTTCTCCTCTCACCATCGCCACCCGCCACCGGCCTCGCcgcctcctctccttctcctcctctctccCGCGACTAACACTGCCGCCGGTCATATGTCCTCCTCGCGACGCCGCCACCGGACCAACACGTCGACGTCGCTCctccccttctcctctccacgccACCATCGCCCACG AGTTGCTCAGCGCCATTATCCCcctctctctcctctcctctcgccgGAGCCACCCCCGAGCAGTCCCCCTTCCTCCCTCTCGGCGCACCAGCAACCTTCTCTCCTCTCCCCGGCCAACGCTGCTGTCGACGCCTTCGTGTCGCAGCTGCTGCCGCCTCCACATGATGGCTG TTCTCCTTGTGAATACAAATATGCCCCTGTCCCAAATATCGTCTTCCTCCTCCGCTTCTTTGACTCAAACTGCCAATCTCTTGCCCTCCTCGGTTGCGCTCGCATCGCTCCCTACGGTGTCAATGTCACT GTTGGTGGAAAGATGCCGTCTTTGGAGAAGCACATTGCCGCTTTGAAATCCATGAGCTTATTTGACGCCATGGATGGTAAATTACATGAGATTGGTAATCGAGATTCCATGAATATGACAGTAAATTATAGGAGATG ttgttcaaGTATTGATGGGACTACACTAATTCCTGGAACTAATATGGATTCCAAGGTTGATAAACAACTTGTTCTGTTGGATGCAAGGAACTTATATGAAACACAGATTGGGAAGTTTAAGGCCACAAATGCGGAGACTCTTGATCAAGAATTAAGACAATACAGTGATCTAGCTTCTTGGATTTTTCATCACTCTGAAAAACTGCATGACAAATGCATTCTCAT GTACTGCACTGGAGGTATTAGATGTGAAACTGCTTCAGCTTATATTAGATCAAAAGGTGTAGGTTTTGAGAATGTTTTTCAG TTGTTTGACGGAATTCAGAAATACTTGGAACAATTTCCAGCTGGTGGTTACTTTAGAGGGAAGAATTTTGTTTTTGATCATCG TATTTCAGTTGGAAGTAAGGACACAGATGTTATTGGTAGTTGTGTGCTTTGTGGTATTTCCTTTGATGATTATTCCTCTCGTTGCCGGTGCCATTACTATAGAATGCTGGTTTTAGTGTGCTATGACTGTCAGGTAGTGTTATGTTCTTTCCAATATCATGACCATATTTTTCTTGCTAAACTTTATTTTTATTGCTGTTTGCATTTAAACTGA